In the genome of Sardina pilchardus chromosome 17, fSarPil1.1, whole genome shotgun sequence, the window aAGCACAACAATATCAAGAGTCTCTGTGAGTAAACCGGTTGAAGGGGACTACCTGAAACCTCACAATGTCTTATTACGAGGTAAGTTGGAATTTGAAGGTGTTTACATCCCATGCATGTGTCCATAGTGCTTGTATGGTTATGCATAGATGAATGCGTGTTTCTAATTCAacgttttttctcttttgcagCATATAATAATACCAGACTACATTGAAGATAACAGCTCCGAGTCTGGATCTGGGTTCATACCAGAATTTGTCGAAGCCTGTGACCGTGCTGTCAGCCATGAATTCAGCCGGATCTTCCTTCCCACCGTGTACGGAATCATTTTTCTGCTGGGGATCATTGGAAACGGCCTTGTGGTTATAGTGATGGGCTATCAGAGGAAGTCCAGAACTATGACTGACAAATACCGTCTGCATTTGTCTGTCGCTGACTTACTCTTCGTCCTGACACTGCCCTTTTGGGCCGTGGAAGCGGCCAGTGACCAGTGGTACTTCGGCAATttcatgtgtgtggctgtgcacaTGATCTACACTGTGAACCTGTACAGCAGCGTGCTCATTCTCGCCTTCATCAGCCTGGACCGCTACCTCGCCGTGGTCAGGGCCACAAACAGCCAACGGCCAAGGAAGCTACTGGCGGAGCGCATCATATACGTGGGCGTGTGGCTCCCGGCTGCGCTGCTCACCGTGCCTGACCTGGTGTTCGCCAAGACGGAAGAAATCACTGTCAGGACGAGTTGCGAGCGCGTCTACCCAGACCCGTCGTCAGTCTGGCGCGCCGGCTTCCAGTTCCAGCACATATTGGTGGGATTCGTCCTGCCGGGACTGGTGATCCTTATCTGTTACTGCATCATCATTTCCAAGCTGGCCCGCGGCACCAAGGGCACCCAGAAGCGCAAGGCGCTGAAGACCACGGTGGTGCTGATCGTCTGCTTCTTCAGTTGCTGGCTGCCGTATTGCGCTGGCATCCTGGTGGACACGCTCCTGACTCTGAACGTGGTGCCCCACAGCTGCGAGCTGGAGCAAGGTCTGGAGAAGTGGATCTTTGTCACGGAGGCGCTGGCCTACTTCCACTGTTGCCTCAACCCGATTCTGTACGCCTTCCTCGGGGTGAAGTTCAAGAAGTCCGCCCGCAGTGCCTTGTCCCCCAGCCGCGGCTCCAGCCTGAAAATCCTCCCCAAGAAACGCGGAGGGATGTCTTCTGTGTCCACAGAGTCGGAATCCTCCAGCTTTCAGTCCAGTTAACGCACAAACGCTCATTGAGAACTCTCCCGCTGTAAATATCCCGCTACCCATCCCCATGGACAT includes:
- the cxcr4a gene encoding C-X-C chemokine receptor type 4a produces the protein MSYYEHIIIPDYIEDNSSESGSGFIPEFVEACDRAVSHEFSRIFLPTVYGIIFLLGIIGNGLVVIVMGYQRKSRTMTDKYRLHLSVADLLFVLTLPFWAVEAASDQWYFGNFMCVAVHMIYTVNLYSSVLILAFISLDRYLAVVRATNSQRPRKLLAERIIYVGVWLPAALLTVPDLVFAKTEEITVRTSCERVYPDPSSVWRAGFQFQHILVGFVLPGLVILICYCIIISKLARGTKGTQKRKALKTTVVLIVCFFSCWLPYCAGILVDTLLTLNVVPHSCELEQGLEKWIFVTEALAYFHCCLNPILYAFLGVKFKKSARSALSPSRGSSLKILPKKRGGMSSVSTESESSSFQSS